In Nevskia ramosa DSM 11499, the DNA window GCCGCCGATATCGGCCGTGTCGACAGCCGATGCCGTTCGCCTGCTCGAACAGGCCAGCTTCGGTCCCACGCTGACGTCGATCGCCGAGGTTCAGGCCGGCACGGTGGAAAGCTGGATCGACCGTCAGCTGTCCCTGCCGGCCACAGGCTATGCCGGCTATCCGGTCATGGAGGCGACTCAGAGCATCGGCTGCCCGACCACCGCCATCGCCACCTGCAGCCGCGACAACTACTCGCTGTTTCCGATCCAGACCCGCTTCTTCCGCAACGCACTGGCCGGGCCGGACCAGCTTCGGCAGCGAGTGGCGTTCGCGTTGTCGCAGATCTTCGTCACCTCGGGCAACGAAGTGGCGGTGACCTACGCGATGGCGGGCTATCAGCAGATGCTGCTCGACAACGCCTTCGGCACCTATCGGCAACTGCTGGAGAAGGTCACGGTGAGCCCGGTGATGGGGCGCTATCTGGACATGGCCAACAACGAGCGCCCGAACCCGGCGGCCGGCGTCGAACCGAACGAAAACTACGCCCGCGAAGTGCTGCAGCTGTTCTCGCTCGGCGTCTATGAACTCAATGCCGACGGCAGCCCCAAGCAGGACGGCCAAGGGCGGGCGATTGCCAGTTATGACCAGGACACGGTCGAAGGCTTCGCGCATGCCTTCACCGGCTGGACCTATCCGCCGAAAGCCGGCCGCCCGGTGCGCTGGAACAATCCGCGCCATTTCGATGGCCCGATGGCCGCCGTGGCCGAAGCACACGACAACGGCGCCAAGCGCTTGCTGAGTGGCGTCGTGCTGCCGGCGAACCAGGGCCAGGATCAGGACATCCGTCAGGCGCTGGACAACATCGCCAATCATCCGAATGTCGGGCCGTTCATCGGCAAGCAGCTGATCCAGCATCTGGTGACCAGCAATCCGAGCCCGGCCTACGTCGCCCGCATCAGCGCGGTGTTCGATCGCGACAGCAACAGCGTGCGCGGCAATCTCGGCTCGGTGGTTCGGGCGATCCTGCTCGATCCGGAAGCGCGCGGTGATCTGAAGACCGCGCCGGACTACGGCAAGCTGCGCGAGCCGGGCCTGTTCCTCGCCAACCTGATGCGTGGCATCGGCGGCAGCAGTGACGGCGTCTACCTGCGCGCCCGCAGCACGGTGATGGGACAGCCGATCTATCAGGCGCCATCGGTATTCAACTTCTATCCGCCCAACTATCCGCTGCAGGGCACGCTGCTGGTCGGGCCGAGTTTCGGCCTCAACACCGCCGGCTCGGCGCTCGAAAGAATCAACCTGCTGGCGCGCTTGTTGACAGGCCCGGTGACGGCCGATTCGACCGTGCCCGGCGCCATCGGCACCCAGCTCGATCTCGGCGTCTGGCAGGTCCTGGCTGGCGATCCGGCCGCGCTGCTTGATCGCATCGATCTGCTGTTCTTCCACAACACGATGTCGTTCGCGTCGCGGATCACGATCCAGACCACGCTGAGCACGATTCCCGTCTCCGACACGGCATCGCGAGCCCGCACCGCCCTCTATCTCGCGCTGTCATCGGCGCAATACCAGGTTGCTCAATGACATGCCCAGAGACATGACTTCTTCCATGCACATGCACTCACCCACCAATCATTCGCGCCGCGATTTTCTCAGCGGTCTCGGTTGCCTCGGCGGCGGCCTGCTGCTCAACACGCTGCCGAGCTTCTCCGCGCAGGCGCAGGGTTTTGGCGACTACAAGGCGCTGGTCTGCGTGTTCCTGCTCGGCGGCAACGACGGCAACAACATGATCGTGCCGAACGACACCGCCGGCTACGGCAAGTACGCCGCGATCCGCGGTGATTACACGCGTACCAGCGGCGCAGTCGGTTTGCCGCGTTCCGAGCTGCTGGCGCTGCAGCCAGCCAGCGGCAATGCCGCGTTCGGCGCCCATCCGGCGCTCACGCATTTGCAGCAGGTCTGGAACGCGGGCGATCTGGCCGTGCTGTTCAATGTCGGCACCCTGGCGCGGCCGCTGACCAAGGCCGGCTACGGCAACTGCACGCTGACGCCGGACAATCTGTTCTCGCATGCCGATCAGCAAGCCCAGTGGCAGTCCGCGGTCAGCCAGGGGATCTCGCGCACCGGTTGGGGCGGCCGGCTGGCGGATGCGGTGCGTTCGGCCAACGGTGCGGCACCGGTGCCACCTCTGGTCGCCTGGGGCCGCAATGATCTGTTTGCGATCGGCAATTCGACGATGTCGCTGTCGGTGCCGTCGTCGGGTACCTTCGGCCTCACCAACTTCGGCGGCGGCAGTTACCGCAGCAGCATCTCGGGCTCGTTGAACCAGATGCTGCAGCTTGATCGCGGCAATGCGCTGGTCGCTTCGGCGCAGGACACCGTTCAGTCCGCAATCACCAGCAGCGGCGCGTTGAGTCCGATCCTGAGTGGCACCTCGTCATCAATCAACGGCTTTTTCAGCGGCCAGTCGTCGGGCATTGCCCAGCAACTGCTGCAGACCGCGCGCATGATCGAAGCCCGCGGCGCGCTCGGCGTTTCGCGGCAGATCTTCTACGTGGCGCTCGGTGGCTTCGATACCCACAACAGCCAGATCGAGACACAGGCCGAGCTGTTCGGCCAACTGAGTCCGGCGCTGAAAGCCTTTCAGGATTCGATGGCCCAACTCGGCATGGCCGATCAGGTGACTACCTTCACGGTGTCAGATTTCGGCCGCACATTGAAGCCAGCTTCCGGCGGCGGCACCGATCACGCCTGGGGCAATCATCATCTGGTGATGGGCGGCGCCGTGCGCGGGCAGCGCTTCTACGGGCAGTTTCCCGAACACGCGCTTGGCGGTCCGGACGACGTCACCAGCGAAGGACGCTGGCTGCCGACCACTTCGGTCGACCAGTACGGCGCCACCTTGTCACGCTGGTTCGGCGTGTCCGATGCCGATCTGGCAACGGTCTTCCCGAATCTGCAGCAGTTCCCGAACAAGGACCTGGGGTTTCTCGGCTAGCGCCTGGCCTCGTCATGCCGTCCCTGGCGAGGCAGCGTCCTGACGCTTCGAGCCTCTGCCCGGCCGTGTCCGACTAACTCGGCGTGACATTGAGTCACGCCTCGCTAGAGCCAGACACTGGCCGGGCGTGATTTGCTCAGCGAGCAATGCTCGCCGATCAAATCACCCTTCAATGATCGCTGTAACGCCCATGCCGCCGGCCGTGCAGATCGAGATCAGGCCGCGGCCGCCGCCGTTCTCGCTGATGATTTTCGCGAGGGTGGCGACGATGCGGGCACCGGTTGCCGCGAACGGATGGCCGACGCCCAGCGACGAGCCGCGGATGTTCATCCGCGAGCGATCGATCTCGCCCAGTGGCTTGTCCAGGCCCAGACGTTCCTTGCAGAACTTCGGGTCATTCCAGGCCTTCAGCGTGCATAGCACCTGGGCGGCGAAGGCTTCGTGGATTTCATAGAAATCGAAGTCCTGCAGCTTCAATCCCATGCGCGCCAGCATCCGCGGCACGGCGAACGCCGGGGCGATCAGCAGGCCGTCCTTGCGGCCGGCGGCGAAGTCGACGGCGGCGGTTTCGTAGGCGGTGAGATAGGCGAGTGGCTTGTGGCCGTGCGCCCGGGCCCAGTCTTCCGAAGCCAGCAGCACGGTAGCGGCGCCATCGGTCAGCGGCGTCGAATTGCCGGCGGTCAGCGTGCCGTTGAGCTTGTCGAAGGCGGGCTTCAGGGTTGCCAGCTTGGCCAGCGTGGTGTCGCCGCGCAGATTGTTGTCGCGGGACAGTCCCGCGTACGGCACCACCAGATCGCCGAAGAAGCCGGAGTCATAGGCGAGGGCGGCTTTCTGATGTGATTCCAGCGCCAGCTGGTCCTGCTCCTCGCGCGGAATGCCCCACTGCTTGGCCATCATTTCGCAGTGCGCGCCCATGCTCAGGCGGGTGCGGGGCTCGTTGTTGCCGGGAATCAGCGGCACCAGATCCGACGGCCGGAACTTGGCGAAGGCCTTGAGGCGCGCGCCGGTGGTCTTGGCGCGATTGGCTTCGAGCAGGATCTTGCGCAGGCCTTCGCCAACGCCGATCGGCGCATCCGATGCAGTGTCGACACCAGCGCCGATTCCCGATTCGATCTGCCCGAGCGCGATCTTCGAGCCGACCGTCATCACCGTTTCCAGACTGGTGCCGCAGGCCTGCTGCAGGTCATAGGCCGGGGTTTCCGCCGACAGACCCGAGGACAGCACGCATTCGCGGGTCATATTGAAATCCCGCGAGTGCTTGAGCACCGCGCCGGCCGCGACTTCGCCCAGACGCTCGCCGTGCAACTGGAACTTGTCGACCGTGGCTTTCAGCGCCGCGGTCAGCATGTCGCTGTTGCTGCGGGTGGCATAGGCGCCGTTGGAGCGGGCGAACGGAATGCGCGCGCCGCCGAGGATGGCGACTTTGCGGCCGTAGGGTTTCATCGTGTCTCTCCGACTACCAATGTTTGGGGAAGGGTCGCGGCTATTGCGATGCAGCATTGTACCGCCGCCAGCGGATTTGTTTACAACTGTTTACTAGAATGCCCTGATTTGTCATCTCGGAAGGGCAAGATCGTCGCCAGCCGAGCAAAAAAACTCGTTTACCCCTTGAATCCCCGAGGCCGGCCCCTAAGAATTAGCAGCCTCCGGGAGAGAGTGCTAACAACGAATGATTCCGACGTGCCTTCGGCGCGAACGATCAACCGCCCTCCCGGAATCATCAGCAACCCATATTAAGGAGTTGAGAACATGAGTCTGCGTCCCTTGCATGATCGCGTCATCGTCAAGCGTCTCGAAGAAGAGAAGAAGTCCCTCGGCGGCATCATCATCCCGGACTCCGCGGCCGAAAAGCCGTTGAAGGCGGAAGTGGTTGCCGTCGGCCCGGGCAAGCGCAGCGATGACGGCAAGATCCACGCCGTCGACGTCAAGATCGGCGACACCATCCTGATCGGCAAGTACTCGGGTACCGAAGTGAAGGTCGACGGCAAGGATCTGGTGATCCTTCGCGAAGACGACATCCTTGCCGTGTTCGGCAAGTGACCTTGAGCTTCTGAAGGTCACCCCGGCGCAAGCCGGGGTCCAGTCTTAACCCCCCTATTCCGCAACAAGAGGAAATCAACATGGCAGCCAAAGAAGTCAAATTCGCCGATGACGCCCGCAGCCGCATGGCCAATGGCGTGAACATCCTCGCCAACGCCGTCAAGGTCACGCTGGGTCCGAAGGGCCGCAACGTGATTCTCGACAAGTCGTTCGGCGCGCCGACCGTCACCAAGGACGGCGTCTCGGTCGCGAAGGAAATCGAGCTGAAGGACAAGTTCGAGAACATGGGCGCCCAGCTCGTGAAGGAAGTTGCTTCGAAGACCTCCGATGCAGCAGGCGACGGCACCACCACCGCCACCGTGCTCGCCCAGGCGATTCTCGCCGAAGGTCTGAAGGCCGTTGCCGCCGGCACTGACCCGATGGACATCAAGCGCGGCATCGACAAGGCCGTTGAAGCCGTCACTGCCGAAATCAAGAAGATGTCGGTGCCGTGCAAGGACCGCAAGGCGATTGCCCAGGTCGGCACCGTCTCCGCCAACTCCGATGAAGCGATCGGCGAAATCATCGCCACCGCGATGGACAAGGTCGGCAAGGAAGGCGTCATCACTGTTGAAGACGGCTCGGGTCTCGAGAACGAGCTGGACGTCGTCGAAGGCATGCAGTTCGACCGCGGCTACCTCAGCCCGTACTTCATCAACAACCAGCAGAGCCAGCAGGTCGAGCTGGAAAATCCGCTGATCCTGATCAACGAGAAGAAGATCGCGAACATTCGCGAACTGCTCCCGGTGCTCGAAGGCGTCGCCAAGTCGGGCCGCCCGCTGCTGATCATCTCGGAAGACGTCGAAGGCGAAGCGCTGGCCACCCTCGTGGTCAACAACCTGCGCGGCATCCTCAAGGTCGCCGCCGTCAAGGCGCCGGGCTTCGGTGATCGTCGCAAGGAAATGCTCAAGGACATCGCGATCCTGACCGGCGGCACGGTCATCGCGGAAGAAGTCGGCCTGAGCCTCGAGAAGGCGACGGTCGCCGATCTCGGCACCGCCAAGAAGGTCCAGATCTCGAAAGAGAACACGACCATCATCGACGGCGCCGGCAAGAGCACCGACATCGAAGCGCGCGTCAACGAGATCCGCAAGCAGATCGAAGATGCCACCTCCGACTACGACAAGGAAAAGCTCCACGAGCGCGTTGCCAAGCTCGCTGGCGGCGTTGCCGTGATCAAGGTCGGCGCTGCCACCGAGATCGAGATGAAGGAAAAGAAGGCTCGCGTCGAAGACGCGCTGCACGCGACCCGTGCGGCCGTTGAAGAAGGCATCGTCGCCGGCGGCGGCGTGGCCCTCGTGCGCGCTGCCAAGGCGCTGGAAAAGCTGAAGGGCGCGAACGACGACCAGACGGTCGGCATCCGCATCCTGCATCGCGCGATCCAGGAGCCGCTGCGTCAGATCGTCAAGAACGCCGGCGGCGAGCCGTCGGTAGTGCTGAACAAGGTTGCCGGTGGCA includes these proteins:
- a CDS encoding co-chaperone GroES, encoding MSLRPLHDRVIVKRLEEEKKSLGGIIIPDSAAEKPLKAEVVAVGPGKRSDDGKIHAVDVKIGDTILIGKYSGTEVKVDGKDLVILREDDILAVFGK
- a CDS encoding DUF1501 domain-containing protein, yielding MTSSMHMHSPTNHSRRDFLSGLGCLGGGLLLNTLPSFSAQAQGFGDYKALVCVFLLGGNDGNNMIVPNDTAGYGKYAAIRGDYTRTSGAVGLPRSELLALQPASGNAAFGAHPALTHLQQVWNAGDLAVLFNVGTLARPLTKAGYGNCTLTPDNLFSHADQQAQWQSAVSQGISRTGWGGRLADAVRSANGAAPVPPLVAWGRNDLFAIGNSTMSLSVPSSGTFGLTNFGGGSYRSSISGSLNQMLQLDRGNALVASAQDTVQSAITSSGALSPILSGTSSSINGFFSGQSSGIAQQLLQTARMIEARGALGVSRQIFYVALGGFDTHNSQIETQAELFGQLSPALKAFQDSMAQLGMADQVTTFTVSDFGRTLKPASGGGTDHAWGNHHLVMGGAVRGQRFYGQFPEHALGGPDDVTSEGRWLPTTSVDQYGATLSRWFGVSDADLATVFPNLQQFPNKDLGFLG
- a CDS encoding acetyl-CoA C-acetyltransferase, coding for MKPYGRKVAILGGARIPFARSNGAYATRSNSDMLTAALKATVDKFQLHGERLGEVAAGAVLKHSRDFNMTRECVLSSGLSAETPAYDLQQACGTSLETVMTVGSKIALGQIESGIGAGVDTASDAPIGVGEGLRKILLEANRAKTTGARLKAFAKFRPSDLVPLIPGNNEPRTRLSMGAHCEMMAKQWGIPREEQDQLALESHQKAALAYDSGFFGDLVVPYAGLSRDNNLRGDTTLAKLATLKPAFDKLNGTLTAGNSTPLTDGAATVLLASEDWARAHGHKPLAYLTAYETAAVDFAAGRKDGLLIAPAFAVPRMLARMGLKLQDFDFYEIHEAFAAQVLCTLKAWNDPKFCKERLGLDKPLGEIDRSRMNIRGSSLGVGHPFAATGARIVATLAKIISENGGGRGLISICTAGGMGVTAIIEG
- the groL gene encoding chaperonin GroEL (60 kDa chaperone family; promotes refolding of misfolded polypeptides especially under stressful conditions; forms two stacked rings of heptamers to form a barrel-shaped 14mer; ends can be capped by GroES; misfolded proteins enter the barrel where they are refolded when GroES binds) → MAAKEVKFADDARSRMANGVNILANAVKVTLGPKGRNVILDKSFGAPTVTKDGVSVAKEIELKDKFENMGAQLVKEVASKTSDAAGDGTTTATVLAQAILAEGLKAVAAGTDPMDIKRGIDKAVEAVTAEIKKMSVPCKDRKAIAQVGTVSANSDEAIGEIIATAMDKVGKEGVITVEDGSGLENELDVVEGMQFDRGYLSPYFINNQQSQQVELENPLILINEKKIANIRELLPVLEGVAKSGRPLLIISEDVEGEALATLVVNNLRGILKVAAVKAPGFGDRRKEMLKDIAILTGGTVIAEEVGLSLEKATVADLGTAKKVQISKENTTIIDGAGKSTDIEARVNEIRKQIEDATSDYDKEKLHERVAKLAGGVAVIKVGAATEIEMKEKKARVEDALHATRAAVEEGIVAGGGVALVRAAKALEKLKGANDDQTVGIRILHRAIQEPLRQIVKNAGGEPSVVLNKVAGGKDSYGYNAANDTYGDMIEAGIIDPAKVTRLALQNAASVAALLLTTEAMIAELPAKSDGPQMPAGGGGMGGMGDF
- a CDS encoding DUF1800 domain-containing protein codes for the protein MSTADAVRLLEQASFGPTLTSIAEVQAGTVESWIDRQLSLPATGYAGYPVMEATQSIGCPTTAIATCSRDNYSLFPIQTRFFRNALAGPDQLRQRVAFALSQIFVTSGNEVAVTYAMAGYQQMLLDNAFGTYRQLLEKVTVSPVMGRYLDMANNERPNPAAGVEPNENYAREVLQLFSLGVYELNADGSPKQDGQGRAIASYDQDTVEGFAHAFTGWTYPPKAGRPVRWNNPRHFDGPMAAVAEAHDNGAKRLLSGVVLPANQGQDQDIRQALDNIANHPNVGPFIGKQLIQHLVTSNPSPAYVARISAVFDRDSNSVRGNLGSVVRAILLDPEARGDLKTAPDYGKLREPGLFLANLMRGIGGSSDGVYLRARSTVMGQPIYQAPSVFNFYPPNYPLQGTLLVGPSFGLNTAGSALERINLLARLLTGPVTADSTVPGAIGTQLDLGVWQVLAGDPAALLDRIDLLFFHNTMSFASRITIQTTLSTIPVSDTASRARTALYLALSSAQYQVAQ